The Panicum hallii strain FIL2 chromosome 5, PHallii_v3.1, whole genome shotgun sequence genome contains the following window.
ctcgtcgcctcctccccggccctcttctcctcctcctcttcccaaCCAACGCCAAAACCCAGGAAACCCACGCTCACTCAATGGAGGTCTCCACCAAGCAGCTCCTCCCCATGCCTCATCAGCAGGACCCCAACTCCCCTTCCTCTTccacctcctcgtcgtcctcctcctccacctcacCGTCTCACCCCCACCACCGTGCGCAGCCCCACAACCTCCCACCGTCGCCCCGGCCCATCCCGCGCACCATCGACACCACCCCGTTCCCCACCACTTTCGTCCAGGCCGACACCACGTCCTTCAAGCAGGTCGTCCAGATGCTCACCGGCGCCGATCAGCCCACGAAGAACGACGCAACGACGGCAGCGGCCACGGgcaacagcggcggcggcgccggaacCAGCGGCGGCCAGGCGGCTGGCGGGCCGTGCCGGCCCAAGAAGCCGTCTTTCAAGCTGTACGAGCGGCGGAGCAGCATGAAGAACCTCAAGATGATCGCGCCGCTGGCGATGggcccgccgccgtcgccgcggaGGGCGACGCCGGAGATCCTCTCGCCGAGCGTGCTGGACATCCCGTCCCTGAGGCTCAGCAGCCCGGTGACGCCGCTGACCGGGGACCCCTTcaaccgctcgccggcgtcgacGTCGTCCTCCGA
Protein-coding sequences here:
- the LOC112893755 gene encoding VQ motif-containing protein 4-like is translated as MEVSTKQLLPMPHQQDPNSPSSSTSSSSSSSTSPSHPHHRAQPHNLPPSPRPIPRTIDTTPFPTTFVQADTTSFKQVVQMLTGADQPTKNDATTAAATGNSGGGAGTSGGQAAGGPCRPKKPSFKLYERRSSMKNLKMIAPLAMGPPPSPRRATPEILSPSVLDIPSLRLSSPVTPLTGDPFNRSPASTSSSEEAERAAIAERGFFLHPSPRGAEPPRLLPLFPVTSPRMAAPAAAPSE